One genomic window of Arachis stenosperma cultivar V10309 chromosome 10, arast.V10309.gnm1.PFL2, whole genome shotgun sequence includes the following:
- the LOC130956078 gene encoding uncharacterized protein LOC130956078, translating into MTVLKRYVLRIFISLKHITANVVDRNHGHIVATSSTAEHSIKQSLECGRSCNAKAAAVVGEVLAMRLKVEGLKDGQGRGIHVNVTKEIKKKGFKSQTKVWAIVNALKNNGVKLIDEDDVNDSSPSHS; encoded by the coding sequence ATGACTGTTTTGAAGCGGTACGTGCTGAGAATATTCATATCATTGAAACACATTACAGCAAACGTTGTGGATAGAAACCATGGTCATATTGTAGCAACCTCCTCGACAGCGGAGCACTCCATTAAACAGTCGCTTGAGTGCGGCCGGTCCTGCAATGCGAAAGCAGCTGCTGTTGTTGGGGAGGTATTGGCCATGCGTCTCAAAGTTGAGGGACTTAAGGATGGACAAGGAAGAGGAATTCATGTCAATGTAACTAAGGaaataaagaagaagggatTTAAGAGTCAAACCAAGGTTTGGGCTATTGTTAATGCCCTTAAAAACAATGGTGTTAAACTCATAGATGAAGATGATGTTAACGATTCTTCTCCTAGCCATTCATAA